One Deinococcus betulae genomic window carries:
- a CDS encoding TldD/PmbA family protein, which translates to MTGADLNGAEQLSLDAARTYLLSAAQAQGVALEVYARRTAATNIEAHTGEVSEFKVSTQQGVGLRALVGGAWGYSFTENLSRPALERALRSAVQNAELVAPEAGAALRAWGTPPSVDTWGEGLSGVTAAQKVAVALQLEEAARRHDPRVASVPYTGYEDSQTETLVGNTEGLRREGRALHALTYAYPLAREGSENRMSGDWQFTRDFAGLDPTQTALTAAQKSLALLGARPAPTGTFPAVITGECLADLLRLFASMFSGRMVEEGKSPLAGRLGEVVASDLVTLVDDATLPLGLRSRAFDAEGCPSAPLTLLEGGRLKAFMHNAQTAARAGLDSTGHAARLGYQGVVGVGASNLAIQPGTTSDEAVAAGVTGLLLTQVKGGHAGADPYTGDFSLQAEGFWLEDGERAHPLDVFTVAGNILDLLSQIEALGTTLDWTLEATGAPAARVPALAVAGG; encoded by the coding sequence ATGACCGGCGCCGATCTGAACGGAGCAGAGCAGCTGAGTCTGGACGCCGCGCGCACCTACTTGCTATCGGCCGCGCAGGCGCAGGGGGTGGCCCTGGAGGTGTACGCCCGCCGCACAGCCGCGACCAACATTGAGGCGCACACCGGCGAGGTCAGTGAATTTAAGGTCTCGACGCAGCAGGGGGTGGGCTTGCGGGCGCTGGTGGGCGGCGCCTGGGGCTACTCGTTCACCGAGAACCTGTCGCGGCCTGCGCTGGAACGGGCGCTGCGCTCAGCGGTGCAGAACGCCGAACTGGTGGCCCCCGAAGCGGGCGCGGCCCTGCGCGCCTGGGGCACACCGCCCAGCGTGGACACCTGGGGCGAGGGCCTCAGTGGCGTTACCGCCGCGCAAAAAGTGGCGGTGGCCCTGCAACTGGAAGAGGCGGCCCGCAGGCACGACCCCCGCGTGGCCAGCGTGCCCTACACCGGCTACGAGGACAGCCAGACCGAGACCCTGGTGGGCAACACCGAGGGCCTGCGCCGCGAAGGCCGCGCCCTGCACGCACTGACCTACGCCTATCCACTGGCGCGTGAGGGAAGCGAAAACCGCATGAGCGGCGACTGGCAGTTCACCCGCGATTTCGCGGGCCTGGACCCCACCCAGACCGCCCTGACCGCTGCTCAGAAAAGCCTGGCGCTGCTGGGCGCGCGCCCAGCGCCTACCGGCACCTTTCCGGCGGTGATTACCGGCGAATGTCTGGCCGACCTGCTGCGCCTGTTCGCCTCCATGTTCAGCGGGCGCATGGTCGAGGAAGGCAAGAGCCCGCTGGCCGGCCGGCTGGGCGAGGTGGTCGCCAGTGATCTGGTGACCCTGGTGGACGACGCCACGCTGCCTCTGGGGTTGCGGTCACGCGCTTTTGACGCCGAGGGCTGTCCCAGCGCGCCCCTGACGCTGCTGGAAGGCGGCCGCCTCAAGGCCTTTATGCACAACGCCCAGACGGCTGCCCGCGCGGGGCTGGACAGCACCGGCCACGCCGCGCGCCTGGGTTATCAGGGCGTGGTGGGGGTGGGGGCCAGCAACCTGGCCATTCAGCCGGGCACCACCTCCGACGAGGCGGTGGCAGCTGGGGTGACCGGGCTGCTGCTCACGCAGGTTAAGGGCGGCCACGCTGGCGCCGACCCTTACACCGGGGACTTCAGTTTGCAGGCCGAGGGGTTCTGGCTGGAAGACGGCGAGCGGGCTCATCCCCTGGACGTGTTCACGGTGGCCGGCAACATCCTGGACCTGCTCAGTCAGATAGAGGCCCTGGGGACCACCCTGGACTGGACTCTGGAGGCCACGGGCGCCCCGGCCGCGCGGGTGCCTGCCCTGGCG
- a CDS encoding TldD/PmbA family protein: MTTFQTTSLLDPTLCADVLTRARAGGADFAELFVEDTLSTQLRLHQGEVRDAGGGNLYGAGLRLLYGTRVVYAYTNDVTPGGLRHLAADLASAQAGQGEVSAGGSGGLDFRTASARPLYVVRDHPLQASSQAKLGLMRRAHGAAAGAADVKTVDVNYLDRVQRVLVANSEGLWAEDERVWTRLSVSAIAQDGTLRESGFYGPGAGRGLEYFEDVTPESIGAEAARIAGAMLRARHAPAGKIPVVIGNEFGGVIFHEACGHILETTAVARDASVFGDRLGQAIAHPCVTAIDDGTIPGAWGMVNVDDEGMPAERTVLIEGGILKSFLADRVGELQTGHRRTGSGRRQNYTFAPASRMRSTFIDRGDQTPEGLIGQVDLGMYARRMGGGSVTPGTGEYNFAVHEAYMIRGGELAEPVKGASLVGNGAQDLQNIVGVAGDLALGQGMCGSVSGSIPTDVGQPHILLSEITVGGRA; encoded by the coding sequence ATGACCACCTTTCAGACGACCTCACTGCTGGACCCTACCCTCTGCGCGGACGTGCTCACGCGGGCGCGGGCGGGCGGCGCCGACTTTGCCGAGCTGTTTGTCGAGGACACACTCAGCACCCAGCTGCGGCTGCACCAGGGCGAGGTGCGCGACGCGGGCGGCGGCAACCTGTACGGCGCGGGCCTGCGCCTGCTGTACGGCACCCGCGTGGTCTACGCCTACACCAATGATGTCACGCCGGGCGGCCTGCGGCACCTGGCGGCCGATCTGGCCAGCGCGCAGGCTGGGCAGGGCGAGGTCAGCGCCGGCGGCAGCGGCGGGCTGGACTTCCGCACGGCGTCCGCGCGCCCGCTGTATGTGGTGCGCGACCACCCGCTTCAGGCCAGCAGCCAGGCCAAGCTGGGCCTGATGCGCCGCGCCCACGGGGCCGCTGCGGGCGCAGCCGACGTGAAAACGGTGGACGTGAATTACCTGGACCGGGTGCAGCGCGTGCTGGTGGCCAACTCCGAAGGCTTGTGGGCCGAAGACGAGCGCGTGTGGACCCGGCTGTCGGTGTCTGCGATTGCCCAGGACGGCACCCTGCGCGAGAGCGGGTTCTACGGCCCTGGCGCGGGGCGCGGCCTGGAGTATTTCGAGGACGTAACCCCCGAGAGCATCGGCGCCGAGGCCGCCCGCATCGCCGGGGCCATGCTGCGCGCCCGCCACGCCCCAGCCGGCAAGATTCCTGTGGTCATCGGCAATGAGTTCGGGGGGGTCATCTTTCACGAGGCCTGCGGACACATTCTGGAAACGACCGCTGTGGCCAGGGACGCCAGCGTATTTGGTGACCGGCTGGGTCAGGCCATCGCCCACCCCTGCGTAACGGCCATTGACGACGGCACCATTCCGGGCGCCTGGGGCATGGTCAACGTGGACGACGAGGGCATGCCCGCCGAACGCACGGTCCTGATTGAGGGCGGCATTCTGAAATCCTTCCTGGCTGACCGGGTGGGCGAACTGCAGACCGGGCACCGCCGCACCGGCAGTGGTCGCCGTCAGAATTACACCTTCGCGCCCGCCAGCCGCATGCGCTCGACGTTTATTGACCGGGGCGACCAGACCCCCGAAGGCCTGATCGGGCAGGTGGACCTGGGCATGTACGCCCGGCGCATGGGCGGCGGCAGCGTGACGCCCGGCACCGGCGAATACAACTTTGCGGTCCACGAGGCGTACATGATTCGCGGCGGAGAACTGGCCGAACCGGTCAAGGGAGCGTCACTGGTGGGCAACGGCGCGCAGGACTTGCAGAACATCGTGGGGGTGGCGGGCGACCTCGCGCTGGGACAGGGAATGTGCGGCAGCGTGTCGGGCAGCATTCCCACCGATGTGGGGCAACCCCACATTCTGCTCAGCGAAATCACCGTGGGAGGCCGCGCATGA